From a single Bacillus pseudomycoides DSM 12442 genomic region:
- a CDS encoding L-lactate dehydrogenase, translated as MNRNTRKIAIIGTGLVGSSCAYSIVNQGICEELVLIDINHERAVGEAMDLSHCINFTNTRTKVYAGDYEDCKDMDIVIITAGPAPKPGQSRLDTLGASAKVMESVVAGVMESGFDGIFLIASNPVDIITYQVWKLSGLPRNRVLGTGTSLDSSRLRTILSEMLEVDPRSIHGYSLGEHGDSQMVAWSHVTVGGKPILQILEEQKERFGEIDLDEIVEKTAKAGWEIYKRKGTTYYGIGNSLAYIASSIFNDDHRVIAVSAILDGEYGEYNICTGVPAIITRDGVKEVVELNLTEAEEDRFAQSNDVLRDYMKTTGY; from the coding sequence ATGAATAGAAACACAAGAAAAATCGCAATTATTGGTACTGGATTAGTTGGATCAAGCTGTGCGTATTCAATTGTGAATCAAGGTATCTGTGAAGAGTTGGTATTAATTGATATAAATCATGAACGTGCAGTTGGAGAAGCGATGGATTTATCACACTGCATTAACTTTACAAATACAAGAACAAAAGTGTATGCAGGCGATTATGAGGACTGCAAAGATATGGACATTGTTATTATTACAGCGGGTCCAGCTCCAAAACCAGGACAAAGTCGTTTGGATACTTTAGGAGCAAGCGCGAAAGTTATGGAAAGTGTTGTAGCAGGTGTAATGGAAAGCGGATTTGACGGTATCTTCTTAATTGCATCGAATCCAGTTGATATTATTACTTATCAAGTTTGGAAATTATCTGGTTTACCAAGAAATCGTGTGCTTGGTACAGGTACATCATTAGACTCTTCACGCTTAAGAACAATTTTATCTGAAATGCTTGAAGTAGACCCTCGTAGCATTCATGGTTACTCATTAGGTGAGCATGGTGATTCACAAATGGTTGCTTGGTCTCACGTAACAGTTGGTGGAAAACCAATTTTGCAAATTTTAGAAGAGCAAAAAGAACGTTTCGGTGAAATCGATTTAGATGAAATTGTTGAGAAAACTGCTAAAGCTGGTTGGGAAATTTATAAACGTAAGGGTACTACTTATTATGGAATTGGTAACTCACTCGCTTATATTGCAAGTTCTATCTTTAATGATGATCACCGCGTGATTGCTGTTTCAGCAATTTTAGATGGTGAATATGGCGAATATAATATTTGTACAGGTGTACCAGCAATTATTACAAGAGATGGTGTAAAAGAAGTTGTAGAACTAAACTTAACAGAAGCTGAAGAAGACCGATTTGCACAATCAAATGATGTTTTACGTGACTATATGAAAACAACTGGTTACTAA
- a CDS encoding 3-hydroxyacyl-CoA dehydrogenase/enoyl-CoA hydratase family protein — protein MFQIKKAAVLGSGVMGSGIAAHLANIGIPTLLLDIVPQALTKEEEAKGLTLEHKSVRNRFSNGALQKLVKQKPAPLTVKGNLALIEAGNLEDDIERLADVDWIIEVVVENLDVKKKLFEKVDAVRKAGSIVSSNTSGISVEKMAEGRSDDFQKHFLGTHFFNPPRYLKLLEIIPTKETDPQVLNFMKLFGEDVLGKGVVIAKDTPNFIGNRIGTYGLLVTLQEMIKRGYSVGEVDSVTGPLIGRPKSATFRTLDVVGLDTFVHVANNVYENVQEEERDVFKVPAFMHDMLDKKWLGSKTGQGFFLKQGKEILELNPETMEYEARKKLKAASVELSKQEKGLANKLKALVYAKDRAGELLWNIITPTLLYSAKLHKEIADDIVAIDQAMKWGFGWEQGPFEVWDAIGVEKSIQKMEENGQVVPVWVKDMLEKGFGSFYKHDNGESYYYDNGEYKLIRRNKKAISLKQLKEKNGVLKKNSGASLIDLGDGILCLEFHSKSNAIGMDITQMINYAVDEVEKNYKGLVIGNQSKNFCVGANLAMILMEAQDDNYFEIEWVVKNFQDAMMKIKYSSKPVVAAPYGMTLGGGTEVCLPAASIQASSETYMGLVEVGVGLIPGGGGNKELYIKHLNKMANGVEFDLQKVANKVFESVAMAKVSTSAQEAVSRNFLGDKDGISVNGDHLLYDAKQKALALYEAGYKAPIRKKIPVVGETGYATLLLGAEAMHLSGYISEYDLHIAKKLAYVIAGGKVPYGTEVDEQYLLDVEREAFISLVSEMKSQARMQHMLVKGKPLRN, from the coding sequence ATGTTCCAAATTAAAAAGGCTGCTGTTCTCGGTTCTGGCGTAATGGGCTCAGGGATTGCTGCACATTTAGCCAATATCGGTATACCAACATTATTGCTTGATATTGTACCACAGGCGCTTACGAAAGAAGAGGAAGCGAAGGGGCTTACATTAGAACATAAAAGTGTGAGAAATCGTTTTAGTAACGGGGCACTGCAAAAATTAGTAAAGCAAAAGCCAGCTCCTCTTACAGTGAAAGGTAATCTGGCATTGATTGAGGCAGGAAACTTAGAGGATGACATTGAGCGCCTTGCTGATGTAGATTGGATTATCGAAGTTGTTGTTGAAAACTTAGATGTTAAAAAGAAACTATTTGAAAAAGTAGATGCTGTTCGTAAAGCTGGCTCTATTGTGAGCTCAAATACATCAGGTATTTCCGTTGAGAAAATGGCAGAAGGGCGTTCAGATGACTTTCAAAAACATTTCCTAGGAACGCATTTCTTTAACCCACCACGATATTTAAAACTTCTAGAGATTATACCGACAAAAGAAACAGATCCACAAGTGTTAAACTTCATGAAATTATTTGGCGAAGACGTTCTTGGAAAAGGCGTTGTTATTGCGAAAGATACACCAAACTTTATTGGGAACCGCATCGGTACGTACGGTTTACTTGTAACGTTGCAAGAAATGATCAAGCGTGGCTATAGCGTTGGGGAAGTTGATTCTGTAACAGGCCCATTAATCGGTCGTCCAAAGAGTGCAACGTTCCGTACGTTAGATGTTGTTGGGTTAGATACATTTGTTCATGTTGCGAACAATGTATATGAAAACGTGCAGGAAGAAGAAAGAGATGTATTTAAAGTACCAGCTTTCATGCATGACATGCTAGATAAAAAATGGCTTGGAAGTAAAACAGGTCAAGGTTTCTTCTTAAAACAAGGAAAAGAAATTTTAGAGTTAAATCCTGAGACGATGGAATATGAAGCGCGTAAGAAATTAAAAGCCGCATCCGTAGAGTTAAGTAAACAAGAAAAAGGACTAGCGAACAAATTGAAAGCGCTTGTATATGCGAAGGATCGTGCAGGAGAGCTATTATGGAATATTATCACGCCAACTCTTTTATATTCTGCGAAGCTTCATAAAGAAATCGCAGATGATATTGTCGCAATTGATCAAGCGATGAAATGGGGATTTGGCTGGGAGCAAGGTCCATTTGAAGTTTGGGATGCAATTGGCGTAGAAAAATCCATTCAAAAGATGGAAGAGAACGGCCAAGTTGTTCCTGTGTGGGTAAAAGACATGTTAGAGAAAGGATTTGGTTCTTTCTATAAACATGATAATGGTGAAAGCTATTACTACGATAACGGTGAATATAAGCTTATCCGACGTAATAAAAAAGCAATTTCTCTTAAGCAATTAAAAGAGAAAAATGGCGTGTTAAAGAAAAACAGCGGAGCGAGCTTAATTGATTTAGGTGATGGCATCCTTTGCTTAGAATTCCATTCGAAGAGCAATGCGATTGGTATGGATATTACGCAAATGATTAATTACGCTGTTGACGAAGTAGAAAAGAATTATAAAGGACTTGTTATCGGAAACCAATCGAAGAACTTCTGCGTTGGTGCAAACCTTGCGATGATCTTAATGGAAGCACAAGATGACAACTACTTTGAAATTGAGTGGGTCGTGAAAAACTTCCAAGACGCAATGATGAAAATTAAATACAGCTCTAAGCCAGTCGTTGCAGCGCCATATGGTATGACGCTTGGTGGCGGTACAGAAGTTTGCTTACCAGCAGCTAGCATTCAAGCTTCTAGCGAAACGTACATGGGATTAGTAGAAGTCGGCGTTGGTTTAATCCCTGGCGGTGGCGGTAACAAAGAACTATATATTAAACATTTAAACAAAATGGCAAACGGTGTGGAGTTTGACCTGCAAAAGGTTGCGAATAAAGTGTTCGAATCAGTTGCGATGGCAAAAGTATCTACATCAGCGCAAGAGGCTGTTTCTCGCAACTTCTTAGGCGATAAAGATGGTATTAGTGTGAATGGTGATCACTTACTATATGATGCAAAACAAAAAGCACTGGCTTTATATGAAGCGGGTTACAAAGCACCGATTCGTAAAAAGATACCGGTTGTTGGTGAGACAGGATATGCAACGCTTTTACTTGGAGCTGAAGCAATGCATTTATCTGGTTATATTTCCGAGTATGATTTACACATTGCGAAAAAGCTCGCATATGTCATTGCCGGCGGAAAAGTACCATACGGAACAGAAGTTGATGAGCAGTATTTATTAGATGTGGAACGTGAAGCATTTATCAGTTTAGTAAGTGAGATGAAATCACAAGCAAGAATGCAGCACATGCTTGTAAAAGGAAAGCCATTACGTAACTAA
- a CDS encoding D-alanyl-D-alanine carboxypeptidase family protein — MKRTIIMIVMIATLFTSMIFFSYTKRQKDVRSNQPDITGKYGVTIDANTGEVLYGKREEERSYPASVAKMMTTILLLENVKEDEEITITENAIKTESQSAKIKLRAGEKLKRDEALKLMLIISADPIAESIAEHIAGSKEKFVKMMNARAKELGTKHATFKNASGADALGNKVSPYDIAIITKEALKYPIVLEYMNTTRTTLHTSQRAPKIANYGREELYNDPYAIGSKSGLSALGQYTVVTVDEKDGKRVINVVLSSTRTQLYPDTKKMAHYAFKQLK, encoded by the coding sequence ATGAAACGAACAATAATCATGATTGTGATGATTGCTACACTATTTACAAGTATGATTTTCTTTTCTTACACAAAAAGGCAAAAAGACGTAAGAAGTAATCAGCCTGATATCACAGGAAAATATGGTGTTACAATCGATGCAAATACGGGGGAAGTTTTGTACGGAAAACGGGAAGAAGAACGTTCTTATCCAGCAAGTGTAGCCAAAATGATGACAACCATTCTGTTACTAGAGAATGTAAAAGAAGATGAGGAAATTACTATCACAGAAAATGCGATAAAAACGGAAAGTCAGAGTGCGAAAATTAAGCTTCGTGCTGGTGAAAAATTAAAAAGAGACGAGGCATTAAAACTGATGCTTATCATCAGTGCCGATCCAATTGCTGAGTCTATCGCAGAACATATTGCAGGATCAAAAGAGAAGTTTGTAAAAATGATGAATGCAAGAGCGAAAGAACTCGGAACAAAACATGCAACTTTCAAAAATGCGAGCGGGGCTGACGCACTCGGCAATAAGGTTTCCCCTTATGACATCGCAATCATTACAAAAGAAGCATTAAAATATCCGATTGTGCTAGAATATATGAACACAACGCGTACAACATTGCATACTTCACAGCGCGCTCCCAAAATTGCAAACTATGGTCGTGAAGAACTTTACAATGATCCATATGCAATTGGAAGTAAAAGTGGTTTATCCGCTTTAGGACAATATACTGTCGTAACAGTCGATGAAAAAGATGGAAAGCGTGTTATTAACGTTGTACTTTCTTCTACTCGCACTCAGTTATATCCAGACACAAAAAAAATGGCACATTACGCATTTAAACAATTAAAATAA
- a CDS encoding YuzL family protein produces the protein MARLKKDPSKAGVSAASVTGNAGPVDRGIEKGRQGNNQQYKKHNMGEK, from the coding sequence ATGGCTAGACTTAAGAAAGACCCTTCAAAAGCAGGTGTTAGTGCAGCGAGTGTAACAGGAAATGCAGGTCCAGTTGATCGCGGCATCGAAAAAGGACGCCAAGGTAATAACCAGCAATACAAAAAGCACAACATGGGCGAAAAATAA
- a CDS encoding spore coat protein: MNEKDMVNDYLSELNASLTSYANYIAESNNEQLHQTLIHIRNQDEMRQRSVYKYALQKGHYKPAAPANPTVVQQLKSQLSAQ, encoded by the coding sequence ATGAATGAAAAAGATATGGTTAACGATTATTTATCGGAATTAAATGCTAGTTTGACTAGTTATGCGAATTACATAGCAGAGTCAAATAACGAACAGTTACATCAAACGCTGATTCACATTCGAAATCAGGATGAAATGAGACAACGTAGTGTATATAAATATGCATTACAAAAAGGACATTATAAGCCAGCTGCTCCTGCAAATCCAACGGTTGTTCAGCAGCTGAAAAGTCAATTAAGCGCACAGTAA
- a CDS encoding MBL fold metallo-hydrolase, whose translation MRMIHKSTIYQLAFFPNLFPINCYFVEEEKGLTLIDAALSFSAKKILESARTIGKPITNIVITHVHDDHVGAIDALKQVLPDVPVHISKRDSRLLEGDMSLQQGEANVPIKVGVSKKIQTIPDVLLQEGNQVGSLLAIMAPGHTPGSMAFLDTRNDALIAGDAFQTRGGIAVAGQIKWLFPFPVFGTWHAKTALKSAQKLLRYKPSVLATGHGKMIEDPMLRMQRAIEEAERNLARKV comes from the coding sequence ATGCGAATGATACATAAAAGTACAATTTATCAATTAGCATTTTTTCCAAATCTATTTCCAATCAATTGCTATTTCGTTGAAGAAGAAAAAGGATTAACTTTAATTGATGCAGCATTGTCGTTTAGTGCAAAGAAGATTTTAGAATCAGCTCGAACAATCGGAAAACCAATTACGAACATTGTTATAACACATGTACATGATGATCATGTAGGTGCAATTGATGCGCTGAAGCAGGTACTTCCTGATGTTCCTGTTCATATTTCAAAAAGAGATTCCCGCTTGCTTGAAGGAGACATGTCATTGCAGCAAGGGGAAGCGAACGTTCCAATAAAAGTTGGAGTATCTAAAAAAATACAGACGATCCCAGATGTGCTTCTGCAGGAGGGAAATCAAGTTGGTTCTCTTTTAGCAATTATGGCACCAGGACATACACCGGGTTCGATGGCCTTTTTGGATACAAGAAATGATGCATTGATTGCTGGAGACGCATTTCAAACAAGGGGAGGGATTGCGGTGGCTGGCCAGATTAAGTGGCTCTTTCCGTTTCCTGTGTTTGGAACGTGGCATGCAAAAACAGCATTAAAGAGCGCTCAGAAACTGCTACGATATAAACCGTCTGTATTGGCGACAGGGCACGGAAAGATGATTGAGGATCCGATGTTACGTATGCAACGAGCGATTGAAGAAGCTGAGCGAAATTTAGCGAGAAAGGTGTAA
- a CDS encoding helix-turn-helix transcriptional regulator: protein MNQRGSLVNNLIVLRAEKRWSQTELANRVGVSRQTIASIEANRYNPSLILAFEIAHVLGKEFHEVFQYTIEGEME, encoded by the coding sequence ATGAATCAAAGAGGAAGTTTAGTAAATAACCTGATTGTACTTCGAGCAGAGAAGCGATGGTCACAAACGGAATTAGCAAATCGCGTGGGCGTTAGTAGGCAAACAATAGCTTCTATTGAAGCAAATCGATACAATCCATCTCTTATTTTAGCTTTTGAAATTGCTCATGTTCTTGGTAAGGAGTTTCATGAAGTCTTTCAATATACGATAGAGGGGGAAATGGAATGA
- a CDS encoding proline dehydrogenase family protein, with the protein MEQLMRNSFLFLSKNKALTKLAKKYGLRFGAGRFVAGETIDLAAAAIKQLNQQGLCVTIDYLGEFVDNEAEANEMASQSIEAIRAIGREKLDSQLSLKMTSMGLDISDEIVMNNMRRILEAAKENGVFVTIDMEDYTRCGKTIEIFKQLKSEYDNIGTVIQAYLYRTEKDIEDLNAYSPNLRLVKGAYKEPEEVAFPDKKDVDENYKKIIKMHLLNGNYTAIASHDEAIIEYTKKLAEEYNISRDQFEFQMLYGIRTERQLELVKEGYKMRVYVPYGNDWYGYFMRRLAERPANVAFVLKGMVKK; encoded by the coding sequence ATGGAACAATTAATGCGAAATTCGTTTCTTTTCTTGTCAAAAAATAAAGCGCTAACAAAACTGGCTAAGAAGTACGGTTTACGCTTTGGTGCAGGGCGCTTTGTCGCAGGGGAGACAATTGATTTAGCTGCTGCAGCTATTAAACAATTAAATCAACAAGGGCTTTGTGTGACAATCGATTATTTAGGTGAGTTCGTTGATAATGAAGCAGAAGCAAATGAAATGGCAAGCCAATCGATTGAAGCAATCCGTGCAATTGGACGTGAAAAACTTGATTCACAGCTTTCTTTAAAAATGACTTCTATGGGGTTAGACATCTCAGATGAAATCGTAATGAATAATATGCGCCGCATTTTAGAGGCTGCAAAAGAAAACGGTGTGTTTGTTACGATTGATATGGAAGACTATACACGCTGCGGAAAAACAATTGAGATCTTTAAGCAATTAAAATCTGAATACGATAATATCGGTACTGTTATTCAAGCTTACCTATATCGTACAGAAAAAGACATCGAAGATTTAAATGCATATAGTCCTAATTTACGTCTTGTAAAAGGGGCTTATAAAGAACCAGAAGAAGTGGCATTCCCGGACAAAAAAGATGTAGATGAAAATTATAAAAAAATTATTAAAATGCACTTATTAAATGGAAATTATACTGCTATTGCTTCACACGATGAGGCAATTATTGAATATACGAAGAAACTTGCCGAAGAATATAATATTTCACGTGATCAATTTGAATTCCAAATGTTATATGGTATTCGTACGGAACGTCAACTTGAACTTGTTAAAGAAGGCTACAAAATGCGTGTTTATGTACCATATGGAAATGACTGGTATGGTTATTTCATGCGCCGCTTAGCTGAACGTCCAGCAAACGTTGCGTTCGTTTTAAAAGGAATGGTCAAAAAATAA
- a CDS encoding acetyl-CoA C-acetyltransferase codes for MREAVIVAGARTPIGKAKRGSLKTVRPDDLGALVVKETLKRANNYEGPIDDLIFGCAMPEAEQGLNMARNIGGLAGLSYDVPAITINRYCSSGLQSIAYGAERIMLGHSEAVLSGGAESMSLVPMMGHVVRPNSRLVEAAPEYYMGMGHTAEQVAVKYGISREEQDAFAVRSHQRAAKALADGKFADETVAVDVMLRTIAANNKIQEEKIIFSQDEGVRADTTLDILGKLRPAFNVRGSVTAGNSSQMSDGAASVLLMDREKAVSDGMKPLAKFRSFAVAGVPPEVMGIGPIAAIPKALKLAGLELSDIGLFELNEAFASQSIQVIRELGLDEEKVNVNGGAIALGHPLGCTGAKLTLSLIHEMKRRNEQFGIVTMCIGGGMGAAGVFELL; via the coding sequence ATGAGAGAAGCTGTCATTGTTGCGGGAGCAAGAACACCAATTGGTAAGGCAAAGAGAGGTTCATTAAAAACAGTTCGACCTGATGATTTAGGGGCATTAGTAGTAAAAGAAACGTTAAAACGTGCGAATAATTATGAAGGGCCAATTGATGATTTAATTTTCGGTTGTGCGATGCCAGAAGCAGAGCAAGGCTTAAATATGGCTCGTAATATCGGCGGATTAGCAGGGCTTTCTTATGATGTTCCAGCTATTACAATTAACCGTTACTGTTCTTCAGGACTGCAAAGTATTGCTTACGGTGCAGAGCGCATTATGTTAGGACATTCAGAAGCAGTATTATCTGGCGGAGCAGAGTCTATGAGCTTAGTTCCAATGATGGGGCATGTTGTTCGCCCAAATAGCCGACTTGTAGAAGCGGCTCCAGAATATTATATGGGCATGGGACACACAGCGGAGCAAGTTGCTGTAAAATATGGAATTTCCCGTGAAGAGCAAGATGCATTCGCAGTAAGAAGTCATCAGCGTGCAGCGAAAGCGTTAGCTGATGGGAAGTTTGCTGACGAAACAGTAGCTGTGGATGTAATGCTACGCACTATTGCAGCGAATAACAAAATTCAAGAAGAAAAAATTATCTTCTCACAAGATGAAGGCGTAAGAGCGGACACAACATTAGATATCTTAGGAAAATTGCGTCCAGCATTTAACGTTCGCGGTTCTGTCACTGCTGGTAATTCTTCACAAATGAGTGATGGAGCAGCGTCAGTACTTCTTATGGATCGTGAAAAAGCAGTGAGCGATGGCATGAAGCCACTTGCGAAATTCCGTTCCTTTGCAGTAGCTGGTGTACCACCAGAAGTAATGGGAATTGGACCAATCGCAGCGATTCCGAAAGCGTTAAAATTAGCAGGATTAGAGCTATCTGATATCGGCTTATTTGAACTAAATGAAGCATTTGCTTCTCAATCGATCCAAGTTATTCGTGAGCTTGGTCTAGATGAAGAAAAAGTCAATGTCAACGGCGGTGCAATCGCACTTGGTCATCCGCTTGGCTGTACAGGAGCAAAATTAACATTATCTCTTATTCATGAAATGAAACGCCGCAATGAGCAATTCGGTATTGTAACAATGTGTATTGGTGGCGGTATGGGAGCTGCTGGGGTGTTTGAACTACTATAA
- a CDS encoding acyl-CoA dehydrogenase family protein — protein MEKTVGNAVKGGSFLVDEITIDQVFTPEDYSDEHKMIAKTTEDFIVNEVLPELEYLEQHEFDRSVRLLKEAGELGLLGADVPEEYGGIGLDKISSALIAEKFSRAGGFAITHGAHVGIGSLPIVLFGNEEQKKQYLPPLATGEKLAAYALTEPGSGSDALGAKTTARLNAEGTHYVLNGEKQWITNSAFADVFVVYAKVDGEHFTAFIVEKEYPGVSTSPEEKKMGIKCSSTRTLILEDALVPKENVLGEIGKGHIIAFNILNIGRYKLGVGTVGSSKRALEISAQYANQRQQFKQPIARFPLIQEKLANMAAKIYAAESSVYRTVGLFESHMSTLTEEQVKDGKAVAASIAEYAIECSLNKVFGSEVLDYVVDEGVQIHGGYGFMAEYEIERMYRDSRINRIFEGTNEINRLIVPGTFLRKAMKGELPLLQKAQKLQEELMMMMPEEVGDEPLALQKYLVNNAKKIGLMVAGLAVQKYGKALDKEQEVLVNIADIVSNLYAMESAVLRTEKAIKATGLEKNKQKVLYTEVFCQEAFNQIEADAKETIIAVENGDMLRMMLSALRKFTRHTPLNVIPKKREIAAKVLEDERYTV, from the coding sequence ATGGAAAAAACAGTGGGAAATGCAGTTAAAGGCGGTAGCTTTTTAGTTGATGAGATTACGATTGATCAAGTATTTACACCGGAAGATTATAGCGATGAGCATAAAATGATAGCGAAAACGACAGAGGACTTTATCGTAAATGAAGTTCTACCAGAGCTTGAATATTTAGAGCAACATGAGTTTGATCGCTCTGTTCGTTTATTAAAAGAGGCTGGCGAGCTTGGATTATTAGGCGCTGACGTACCAGAAGAATATGGCGGAATCGGTCTTGATAAAATCAGCTCAGCATTAATTGCAGAAAAATTTTCTCGCGCTGGCGGCTTTGCAATTACACACGGTGCCCACGTTGGTATCGGATCTTTACCAATCGTTTTATTCGGTAATGAAGAGCAAAAGAAACAATATTTACCGCCACTTGCAACAGGTGAAAAATTAGCTGCATACGCATTAACTGAGCCAGGATCCGGATCTGATGCATTAGGTGCGAAAACAACAGCACGCTTAAATGCAGAAGGAACGCATTACGTGTTAAATGGTGAAAAACAATGGATTACAAACTCTGCTTTCGCTGATGTATTCGTTGTATACGCAAAAGTTGATGGTGAGCACTTCACAGCGTTTATCGTAGAGAAAGAATATCCAGGCGTATCTACAAGCCCTGAAGAAAAGAAAATGGGTATCAAATGTTCTTCTACTCGTACATTAATTTTAGAAGATGCATTAGTACCAAAAGAAAATGTACTTGGTGAAATTGGTAAAGGTCATATTATCGCTTTCAACATTTTAAATATTGGCCGCTACAAATTAGGTGTTGGTACAGTTGGTTCTTCAAAACGTGCGTTAGAAATTTCAGCACAATATGCAAATCAGCGTCAACAGTTCAAACAACCAATCGCTCGCTTCCCATTAATTCAAGAAAAACTTGCAAATATGGCAGCGAAAATTTATGCAGCAGAAAGCTCTGTATATCGTACAGTTGGTTTATTTGAAAGCCATATGAGCACATTAACAGAAGAGCAAGTAAAAGATGGTAAGGCTGTAGCAGCTTCTATTGCTGAATATGCAATTGAGTGCTCGTTGAATAAAGTATTCGGTTCTGAAGTATTAGACTATGTAGTAGATGAAGGCGTGCAAATTCATGGTGGTTACGGATTTATGGCAGAGTATGAGATTGAAAGAATGTACCGCGATTCTCGTATTAACCGTATTTTCGAAGGCACGAACGAAATCAACCGCTTAATCGTACCAGGTACGTTCTTACGTAAAGCGATGAAAGGTGAATTACCACTTCTTCAAAAAGCGCAAAAATTACAAGAAGAGTTAATGATGATGATGCCTGAAGAAGTAGGCGATGAGCCATTAGCACTTCAAAAATATTTAGTAAATAACGCGAAGAAAATCGGCTTAATGGTAGCTGGATTAGCTGTTCAAAAATACGGTAAAGCATTAGATAAAGAGCAAGAAGTTCTTGTTAACATTGCAGATATCGTAAGCAACTTATACGCAATGGAATCAGCTGTTCTTCGTACAGAAAAAGCAATCAAAGCAACTGGTCTTGAAAAGAATAAACAAAAAGTATTGTACACTGAAGTATTCTGCCAAGAAGCGTTCAACCAAATCGAAGCAGATGCGAAAGAAACAATTATTGCAGTTGAAAATGGTGATATGCTGCGCATGATGTTATCAGCGCTTCGCAAATTCACACGTCACACACCGCTTAACGTAATTCCGAAGAAACGTGAAATTGCTGCGAAAGTGTTAGAGGATGAGCGTTATACAGTTTAA
- a CDS encoding PTS transporter subunit IIC: protein MKEYIMSRVFKGSAGIAQGIFVSLGIGLLIENIGRIVDIPMLITIGVVAKSLMAPAIGAGIAFMLGANGLVIFSAMVAGAIGAGSISMTEAGLIIKTGEPIGALLTATLAVYIGKRLSGKTALDMMLVPFAAILGSGIVGIWLSQNISPVLNTVGAFIKDSSAGSPFIASIVLAVVWGLLLISPASSAALAIALSLDGVAGGAALAGCVAQFIGFAVISAKENNLGGILAQALCTPKVQLPNITKNPMILVPTVVASAIVGPVSALIFHLEAGKEIAGLGLSSLIAPINLISSQGFGVVPAMVITYIVIPVAVSYILYSALKKAGRIHSGDMTVPQS from the coding sequence ATGAAGGAATATATAATGTCTCGTGTATTTAAAGGTTCTGCCGGAATTGCACAAGGTATTTTCGTATCCCTTGGAATTGGTTTACTTATCGAAAATATAGGAAGAATTGTTGATATTCCGATGTTAATTACAATTGGAGTTGTTGCGAAATCACTGATGGCACCAGCAATTGGAGCAGGGATTGCTTTCATGCTTGGGGCAAACGGACTTGTCATTTTCTCAGCGATGGTTGCCGGAGCGATTGGAGCAGGGTCGATTTCGATGACTGAAGCCGGCTTAATTATTAAAACTGGTGAACCAATTGGTGCGTTATTAACAGCAACTCTAGCGGTTTATATCGGTAAAAGATTAAGCGGAAAAACTGCTTTAGATATGATGCTCGTTCCATTTGCAGCAATATTAGGGTCTGGTATAGTTGGTATTTGGTTATCTCAAAATATTAGTCCTGTATTAAATACAGTTGGCGCATTTATTAAAGACAGCTCAGCTGGTAGTCCATTTATTGCTTCGATCGTGCTTGCGGTTGTTTGGGGGCTATTACTTATCTCTCCAGCTTCATCAGCAGCTCTAGCAATTGCACTTAGCCTAGACGGTGTTGCAGGCGGCGCAGCACTTGCAGGATGTGTCGCTCAATTTATCGGATTCGCTGTTATCTCCGCAAAAGAAAACAATTTAGGTGGTATTTTAGCACAAGCACTTTGTACTCCGAAAGTACAGTTGCCAAACATTACTAAAAATCCAATGATTCTCGTCCCAACTGTCGTTGCTAGCGCCATTGTGGGTCCTGTTTCTGCACTGATTTTCCACCTGGAAGCAGGTAAAGAAATTGCAGGTCTTGGATTAAGCTCTCTTATTGCACCAATTAACTTAATTTCCAGCCAAGGATTCGGTGTTGTACCAGCAATGGTCATCACTTATATCGTAATCCCAGTAGCTGTTTCTTATATACTTTACAGCGCGTTAAAAAAAGCCGGCCGTATTCATTCTGGCGATATGACTGTGCCGCAATCTTAA